The DNA region CCTGATCGGCGGCGCGACGTCGCTGTGGGCTGAATATCAACCGAACCCGACCCTGAACAATGTCGCCGTCGAACAGACCGCGCCGCTGGAAGGCAAGGAAGCACGCTTCGGCACGACCGCCACGGTGCTGTGGTCGGTGACCACCACTGCGGCGTCCAACGGTTCGGTCAACGGCATGCACGACAGCCTCAACCCGCTGAGCGGCATGGTCGCGCTGGTCAACATGATGGTCGGCGAAGTGATCTTCGGCGGCGTCGGTGCCGGGCTCTACGGCATGTTGCTGAACGTGTTGATCGCGGTGTTCCTCGCCGGCCTGATGATCGGCCGCACCCCGGAATACCTTGGCAAGAAACTCCAGGCCAAAGAAGTGCAACTGTTGGTGGTGACCTTGCTGGTGATGCCGGTCGGTGTGCTGGTACTCGGCGCGATTGCCGCCAGCCTGCCAGGCCCGGTCGCGGCGGTGAGCAACCCCGGTCCTCACGGTTTCAGTCAGTTGCTTTATGCCTACACCTCGGCCAGTGCGAACAACGGTTCGGCGTTCGCTGGATTTGGGGCGAACACAGCGTTCCACAACCTGATGCTGGGCCTTGGCATGTTGATCGGTCGCTTCGGTTACATCCTTCCGGTACTGGCTCTGGCCGGTAGCCTGGCGATGAAGAAAACCGCACCGATCGGCCAGAACAGCTTCCCGACTCACGGCCCGCTGTTCGTGACCTTGCTGACCGTGACCATTTTGCTGGTGGGTGGTTTGACCTTCCTGCCGACATTGGCGCTGGGTCCAATCGCTGAACATCTGAGCCTGGGCTTCTAAGGAGTTAATGATGAATATGCCCGCAACTAAAGCCGCTGCCGTCAAAGCGCCGGAACAACCGAAAACCGCGATCTCGGCCCTCTGGCGCCCGGCGCTGGTGCAAGCCTTCGTCAAGCTCGACCCTCGGCAATTGCAGCGTGCGCCGGTGATGCTGGTGGTCGAACTGACCGCGATCCTGACCACTGTGCTGTGCTTTATTCCCGACAGCAGCGTGCCGACCTTTGTCGCCGCGCAAATCGCCTTGTGGTTGTGGTTCACCGTGCTGTTTGCCAACTTCGCCGAAGCACTGGCCGAAGGTCGCGGCAAGGCCCGCGCCGACAGCCTCAAGGCCGGTAGCGAAGGCCTGAGTGCCCGGCGCAAAACCAGCAACGACGCCTTTCAGGTTGTGCCGGCCACCAGCCTGCGCAAGGGCGATGTGGTCCGCGTTGAAACGGGGGAAATGATCCCCGGTGACGGCGAGGTGATCGAAGGTATCGCAGCGGTCAACGAAGCGGCGATTACCGGTGAATCCGCGCCGGTGATTCGCGAATCCGGCGGCGACCGTTCGGCCGTCACCGGCAACACTCGCCTGGTCTCCGACTGGCTGTTGGTGCGCATCACCGCCAACCCGGGCGAGTCGACACTCGATCGCATGATCGCCCTGGTCGAAGGCGCCAAACGCCAGAAAACCCCGAACGAAGTGGCGCTCGACATCCTGCTGATCGGCCTGACCCTGATCTTCCTGTTGGTGGTCGTCACCCTGCAACCGTTCGCCCACTTCGCCAACGGCAGCCTGCCGCTGGTGTTCCTGGTGGCGTTATTGGTCACGCTGATTCCGACCACCATTGGCGGTCTGTTATCGGCCATCGGTATCGCCGGGATGGACCGTCTGGTGCACCTGAATGTGATCGCCAAATCCGGTCGCGCCGTGGAAGCGGCGGGGGACGTGCACGTCCTGCTGCTGGACAAGACCGGCACCATCACCTTCGGTAACCGTCGTTGCACCGCGGTTTACGCAGCACCTGGCGTCACCGCCAAGGAACTCGCCGAGGGTGCATTGTTCGCCTCGCTGGCCGATGACACGGCTGAAGGTAAATCCATCGTCGAGTACCTGCGCAGCACTCAGCCACAACCTGAGCCTGCCACCGAGTTGCTCACCGCCGTACCGTTCAGCGCCGAGACGCGTCTGTCTGGTGTCGACTATCAAGGCCGCGTGTATCGCAAAGGCGCGGTGGATTCGTTGCTGGCGTTCGTCGACCTGAAACGCGCCGATCTGGCCGCGCCTCTGTCCCGGGAAATCGACAAGATCGCCCAGAGCGGCGGCACCCCGTTGCTGGTCTGCGTCGACGGTAAATTACTCGGCGCGATCCACCTCAAAGACGTGGTCAAACCCGGCATCCGCGAGCGTTTTGCCGAGCTGCGCAAACTGGGCATCCGCACCGTCATGGTGACTGGCGACAACCCGCTGACCGCTGCGGCGATTGCGGCCGAGGCGGGCGTCGATGACGTGCTGGCCGAAGCCACGCCGGAGAAAAAACTGGCGCGCATTCGTCATGAACAGAACGACGGTCGCCTGGTCGCCATGTGCGGCGACGGCGCCAACGACGCCCCGGCCCTGGCCCAGGCAGACGTGGGCATGGCGATGAACGATGGGACGCAAGCGGCGCGCGAAGCGGCGAACATGGTCGACCTCGACAGCGATCCGACCAAGCTGTTGGACGTGGTGCAGATTGGCAAGGAATTGCTGGTGACCCGCGGTGCGCTGACGACGTTTTCCATCGCCAACGACGTGGCCAAATACTTCGCGATTTTGCCGGCGCTGTTCGCCTCAATTTATCCGCAACTGGGCGTTCTCAACGTCATGCACCTGAGCAGTCCGCAGAGCGCGATTCTCTCGGCGATCGTGTTCAACGCCTTGATCATTGTGGTGCTGATTCCGCTGGCATTGCGCGGTGTGCGCGTGCAGGCGGCGAGTGCGGCGGCGTTGCTGCGACGCAATCTGTTGATCTATGGATTGGGCGGGATTGTGGTGCCGTTTGTGGGGATCAAGGCGATCGACATGTTGTTGACCGCATTGCATCTGGTTTGACCCTGGCGCGGTGTGCCAGGCACACCGCCTTCGCGAGCAAGCCCGCTCCCACAGGGGAATGCGTTTCAAATGTGGGAGCGGGCTTGCTCGCGAAAAACACGACACGGTTCACCTGACTGAACGCTGCACTTGTTCACTGATTTCGAGGATTCTGAAATGTCCACAATGATACGTCCGGCCCTGAGCCTGCTCGTCCTGATGACCCTGATCACCGGCGTCGCCTATCCACTGGTGGTCACCGGTGTCGCCCAGGTCGCATTCCCGGACCAGGCCAACGGCAGCCTCGTACACGACGCCGATGGCAAGGTCCGCGGTTCCTCACTGATTGCGCAAGATTTTGTCGGCGACGCCTGGTTCCATCCACGGCCATCGGCCGGTGCCTTTGCTACCGTGTCGAGCAGTGCCAGCAACCTCTCGCCGAGCAACCCGGCCCTGGCTACTCGGGTGATCGACGATGCCAACAAGCTGCTGGTGCCGGGCCAGGGTCCGGTGCCATTGGCAATGGTCACCACCTCCGGCAGCGGCCTCGATCCACACTTGCCACCGGCCGCGATTGCCTATCAACTGGCGCGTGTTGCGGCAGCGCGCAATTTGCCGGTGTCTACGCTTCAGCAGTTGATGGATGCGCATATCGAGCAGCCATTGGTGGGGCCGCCGGTGGTGAACGTGTTGGCGCTGAACATGGCGCTGGAAAGCCTGTAGAACGGTGGTGGCGCCATTCGCGAGCAAGCCCGCTCCCACACTGGATCTGCGTAACACTGAAGATCAAATGTGGGAGCGGGCTTGCTCGCGAAGGCGGCTGAACAATCACTACATCAACATCTGAAAAAAGAGAGCTTCAAGCATGAGTGACTCCGGCCGCGCCGATGCGCTGTTAGCAGACCTGCCCCGCGACGGCCGTGGCCGGCTCAAGGTTTTTCTCGGCGCCGCACCCGGTGTCGGCAAGACCTACGCCATGCTGCAAGCGGCCCACACCCAACTGCGTCAGGGCGTGAAAGTCATCGCCGGCGTGGTCGAAACCCACGGTCGCGCCGAGACCGAAGCGCTGCTCGGCGGCTTGCCGCAGCAGCCGTTGGTGCGCTCGGAATACCGTGGCGTGATGCTCGAAGAAATGGACCTCGACGGCCTGCTCGCAGCCAAACCGAAACTGGTGCTGGTGGACGAACTGGCCCACAGCAACGCCCCCGGCAGTCGCCACACCAAGCGCTGGCAAGACATTCAGGAACTGCTCGCTGCAGGCATTGACGTATTCACCACGGTCAACGTCCAGCACCTGGAAAGTCTTAACGACAAAGTGCGTGGCATCACGGGTGTGCAGGTCCGCGAAACCCTGCCGGACTGGGTGCTGCAAGAAGCCTACGAACTGCTGCTGATCGACCTGCCACCGCGCGAGCTGCTCGAGCGTCTGCGCGATGGCAAGGTCTATGTGCCGGAGCAGGCGAGGGCGGCGATCGACGCTTTCTTCACCCAGACCAACCTCACGGCCCTGCGCGAGCTGGCGATGCAAACCGCCGCCGCTCAGGTCGATGATGATTTGGCCCAGGGCTATCGCCAGCTCGGCCAAGCGGCGCCGGCGGTCCGCGGTCGCCTGTTGGTCGGCGTCGATGGCGATGCACAGGCCGAACGCCTGGTGCGTCACGCCAGTCGCGTCGCCCAGCGTCGGCATTTACCGTGGAGCCTGGTGCATGTGGACAACGGCAGTGTGCGTGACGAGCAGTCGCGCCTGCGCCTGCAAAGCGCCCAGCAATTGGCCGAACGCCTCGGCGGCGAAGTGGTGCTGCTGCGCGCCGGCGAGGTGGCGAAAACCCTGATCCAGCACGCCGCCGAACGCCGCGCGAGTCTGGTGTTGGTCGGTCAATCCCGGCAGCGTTTGCATCGGCGGTTGTTCGGTGGCGGTCTGGCATCACGTTTGCTGCGCGATGCGCGCGGGCTGGAAATCAACGTTCTCGACAGCGATCACGAACAGCATCAGCCGCGTCAGCGTTCGGCGCAGGCACTGGTGTGGTTCGACTACGCGCTGGCACTGGTGGCGACGGTGCTCGCCAGTGCCTTGGCCTGGGCGGTGGCGAGTGTCTTGCCGCTGCCGAATATTTCGCTGGTGTTCCTCGCCGCGGTGTTGCTGGTGGCGGTGCGCAGCAGCCTCGGCCCGGCGCTGGCCTGTGCGGCGCTGTCGTTTCTGACCTATGACTTTCTGTTCATCCCGCCGAATTTTTCCTTCAGGATCCAGCGCGAAGAAGACGTGCTGACTTTACTGTTTTTCCTGCTGATGGCAGCGCTGACCGGTAACCTCGCGGCCCGGCAACGGCGGCAATTGCAGGCGCTGCGCGACACTCAGGAAGAGACCACCGAACTGCTCGACCTGTCGCGCAAACTCACCGCTGCCACCGACCGCCAGGCGGTGGTCAGCGCAGCGGCCCAGCACCTCGATGGCTGGAGTGATCTGCAACTCTGCCTGCTCAATCAAGACGGGCAGGGCGGCTGGAAAGTCGAAACCGGTGGCCCGCTGGAGTTTTCCGAAGCCGAGCGCGCTGCCGCCGATTGGGCCTGGCAACACGATCAACCGGCCGGCGCGGGCACCGGCACGCTGCCGTTCGGGCGTTGGTGGTGGTGGCCGTTGTCGGTGGAAGACGGGCCGCTGGCGCTGCTCGGCGTGTGTGCCAAAGAGGGGCAAATCTTGAGCGGTCAGCGTCGGCGTTTGTTGACGGCGCTGAGCCAACCGCTGGCTCAAGCGCTGGCCCGGGCGCAATTGGCCGAAGACCTGGAAGCCGCCCGGCTGCACGGCGAAACCGAGCAACTGCGCAGTGCCTTGCTGGCCTCGGTGTCCCATGATTTGCGCACGCCGCTGACCTCCATGCGTGGCAGCATCGACAGCCTGTTAGCCCTCGGCGAAGCGATCCCGCTGGAGGATCGCCGCGAACTGCTCGAAGGCACTCGCGATGAAGCCGAGCGCCTCGATCGCTACATCCAAAACCTGCTGGACATGACCCGCCTCGGGCACGGCGCGCTGAAGCTGGCGCGGGACTGGGTGTCGCCGGCCGACATCGTCGGCAGTTCGCTCAATCGTCTGCGCGCCGTGCTGGCGCCGTTGCAGGTGACCACCGAAGTGCCGCCGGAGTTGCCGCTGCTTTACGTCCACGCCGCGCTGATCGAACAGGCGCTGGTCAACGTGCTGGAAAACGCCGCGCGGTTTTCAC from Pseudomonas sp. ACM7 includes:
- the kdpB gene encoding potassium-transporting ATPase subunit KdpB, which produces MNMPATKAAAVKAPEQPKTAISALWRPALVQAFVKLDPRQLQRAPVMLVVELTAILTTVLCFIPDSSVPTFVAAQIALWLWFTVLFANFAEALAEGRGKARADSLKAGSEGLSARRKTSNDAFQVVPATSLRKGDVVRVETGEMIPGDGEVIEGIAAVNEAAITGESAPVIRESGGDRSAVTGNTRLVSDWLLVRITANPGESTLDRMIALVEGAKRQKTPNEVALDILLIGLTLIFLLVVVTLQPFAHFANGSLPLVFLVALLVTLIPTTIGGLLSAIGIAGMDRLVHLNVIAKSGRAVEAAGDVHVLLLDKTGTITFGNRRCTAVYAAPGVTAKELAEGALFASLADDTAEGKSIVEYLRSTQPQPEPATELLTAVPFSAETRLSGVDYQGRVYRKGAVDSLLAFVDLKRADLAAPLSREIDKIAQSGGTPLLVCVDGKLLGAIHLKDVVKPGIRERFAELRKLGIRTVMVTGDNPLTAAAIAAEAGVDDVLAEATPEKKLARIRHEQNDGRLVAMCGDGANDAPALAQADVGMAMNDGTQAAREAANMVDLDSDPTKLLDVVQIGKELLVTRGALTTFSIANDVAKYFAILPALFASIYPQLGVLNVMHLSSPQSAILSAIVFNALIIVVLIPLALRGVRVQAASAAALLRRNLLIYGLGGIVVPFVGIKAIDMLLTALHLV
- the kdpC gene encoding potassium-transporting ATPase subunit KdpC: MSTMIRPALSLLVLMTLITGVAYPLVVTGVAQVAFPDQANGSLVHDADGKVRGSSLIAQDFVGDAWFHPRPSAGAFATVSSSASNLSPSNPALATRVIDDANKLLVPGQGPVPLAMVTTSGSGLDPHLPPAAIAYQLARVAAARNLPVSTLQQLMDAHIEQPLVGPPVVNVLALNMALESL
- a CDS encoding sensor histidine kinase KdpD, producing the protein MSDSGRADALLADLPRDGRGRLKVFLGAAPGVGKTYAMLQAAHTQLRQGVKVIAGVVETHGRAETEALLGGLPQQPLVRSEYRGVMLEEMDLDGLLAAKPKLVLVDELAHSNAPGSRHTKRWQDIQELLAAGIDVFTTVNVQHLESLNDKVRGITGVQVRETLPDWVLQEAYELLLIDLPPRELLERLRDGKVYVPEQARAAIDAFFTQTNLTALRELAMQTAAAQVDDDLAQGYRQLGQAAPAVRGRLLVGVDGDAQAERLVRHASRVAQRRHLPWSLVHVDNGSVRDEQSRLRLQSAQQLAERLGGEVVLLRAGEVAKTLIQHAAERRASLVLVGQSRQRLHRRLFGGGLASRLLRDARGLEINVLDSDHEQHQPRQRSAQALVWFDYALALVATVLASALAWAVASVLPLPNISLVFLAAVLLVAVRSSLGPALACAALSFLTYDFLFIPPNFSFRIQREEDVLTLLFFLLMAALTGNLAARQRRQLQALRDTQEETTELLDLSRKLTAATDRQAVVSAAAQHLDGWSDLQLCLLNQDGQGGWKVETGGPLEFSEAERAAADWAWQHDQPAGAGTGTLPFGRWWWWPLSVEDGPLALLGVCAKEGQILSGQRRRLLTALSQPLAQALARAQLAEDLEAARLHGETEQLRSALLASVSHDLRTPLTSMRGSIDSLLALGEAIPLEDRRELLEGTRDEAERLDRYIQNLLDMTRLGHGALKLARDWVSPADIVGSSLNRLRAVLAPLQVTTEVPPELPLLYVHAALIEQALVNVLENAARFSPSHGRLQLRAGADERELFFSVSDEGPGIPQEERAKIFDMFYTAARGDRGGQGTGLGLAICQGMVGAHGGRISVADGIEGRGTCITLHLPLQAQPAFEN